From a single Oreochromis niloticus isolate F11D_XX linkage group LG3, O_niloticus_UMD_NMBU, whole genome shotgun sequence genomic region:
- the gal3st4 gene encoding galactose-3-O-sulfotransferase 4 isoform X2: MFFRRRARMLRWLVCGRLGPVWMWKALLFFVAIAFATQLLGIIFNKSTQPAAHSIFSSPDAQGPSLGSCQPHTHIMFLKTHKTASSTVLNMLYRFGEERNLRFALPLGYQLGYPLPFNAHRVKGYRGPRATEFHIMGNHMRFNRPEVEKVMPADTFYFSIIRDPVALAESSFAYYKEVAPAFRKAKGLGDFADDPNKYYDPRLRNNHYARNLLWFDFGMDNNANFSVELAQHGEAMIRQTFRLILVSEYFDQSMILLRHALCWPLDAVVSFSLNARQQKPSSNSIMGGSWVGKAAVAAGVGARAGRSQGKMLPNLSLTDHQREKLRQWNALDWYLYKAFNRTFWEDIDKFGRAQMEQEVALLRMRREILGRVCLRDGGKPVEAYRIRDKNIRPFQSGVVKILGYELQPGLDNATRTACLRMIRPEIQYKDLLDSKQFPRPVQPQLGQQGQGLLAAGGAFGRHDSSRTGEKMMMGEAEMERERDWDGSRIMKSNQTLKGVREKERLR; the protein is encoded by the exons ATGTTTTTCAGACGGAGAGCCAG GATGTTGCGATGGCTGGTTTGTGGTCGGCTGGGTCCAGTTTGGATGTGGAAAGCGCTGCTATTCTTTGTGGCCATTGCTTTTGCTACCCAGCTGCTGGGAATCATCTTCAACAAGAG TACCCAACCAGCTGCTCACTCCATCTTTTCATCCCCTGATGCCCAGGGGCCGTCTCTGGGCTCCTGTCAGCCCCACACTCACATCATGTTCCTCAAGACCCACAAGACCGCGAGCAGCACAGTGCTCAACATGCTGTACCGCTTTGGAGAGGAGCGCAACCTTCGCTTTGCCCTCCCACTGGGCTACCAGCTGGGGTACCCGCTACCTTTCAATGCTCACAGAGTCAAAGGTTATCGAGGTCCCCGAGCCACGGAGTTTCACATCATGGGCAATCACATGAGGTTTAATAGGCCAGAG GTGGAGAAAGTGATGCCTGCAGACACGTTCTACTTTTCTATCATCAGGGATCCTGTCGCTCTGGCTGAGTCTTCGTTTGCTTATTACAAAGAAGTAGCTCCTGCCTTTCGGAAGGCAAAGGGGCTGGGTGACTTTGCCGACGACCCCAATAAATACTATGACCCTCGTCTTCGCAACAACCACTATGCCCGCAACCTGCTTTGGTTTGATTTTGGCATGGACAATAATGCTAATTTCTCAGTGGAATTAGCTCAGCATGGTGAGGCCATGATCCGCCAGACATTCAGACTGATTCTTGTGTCCGAGTACTTTGACCAGTCTATGATCCTGCTGAGACATGCCCTCTGCTGGCCACTGGATGCTGTAGTCTCATTTAGCCTTAACGCTCGGCAGCAAAAGCCCAGCAGCAACAGCATAATGGGCGGAAGCTGGGTCGGCAAAGCTGCTGTAGCGGCTGGCGTTGGTGCTAGAGCTGGACGCTCACAAGGCAAGATGTTGCCCAATCTGTCGCTAACAGACCATCAGCGGGAGAAGCTACGCCAGTGGAACGCCTTAGATTGGTACCTATACAAAGCCTTCAACCGCACGTTCTGGGAGGATATCGACAAGTTTGGTCGTGCCCAGATGGAGCAAGAAGTAGCTCTTCTCAGGATGCGGCGGGAAATCCTGGGCCGGGTTTGTCTAAGGGATGGTGGGAAGCCCGTAGAAGCGTACCGGATACGAGACAAAAATATCCGACCCTTTCAGAGCGGAGTAGTAAAGATTCTTGGATACGAGCTCCAGCCGGGTCTCGACAATGCTACCAGGACGGCCTGTCTGAGGATGATCAGGCCCGAGATCCAATACAAAGATTTGCTGGATAGTAAACAGTTCCCACGGCCTGTCCAACCCCAGCTGGGCCAGCAGGGACAGGGACTGCTAGCAGCTGGTGGTGCTTTTGGAAGACATGATTCATCTAGGACAGGAGAGAAAATGATGATGGGAGAAGCTGAgatggaaagagaaagagactGGGATGGAAGCCGTATAATGAAGAGCAACCAGACTTTAAAAGGAGTGCGAGAAAAAGAAAGATTGAGATAG
- the gal3st4 gene encoding galactose-3-O-sulfotransferase 4 isoform X1 encodes MFFRRRARMLRWLVCGRLGPVWMWKALLFFVAIAFATQLLGIIFNKSSTQPAAHSIFSSPDAQGPSLGSCQPHTHIMFLKTHKTASSTVLNMLYRFGEERNLRFALPLGYQLGYPLPFNAHRVKGYRGPRATEFHIMGNHMRFNRPEVEKVMPADTFYFSIIRDPVALAESSFAYYKEVAPAFRKAKGLGDFADDPNKYYDPRLRNNHYARNLLWFDFGMDNNANFSVELAQHGEAMIRQTFRLILVSEYFDQSMILLRHALCWPLDAVVSFSLNARQQKPSSNSIMGGSWVGKAAVAAGVGARAGRSQGKMLPNLSLTDHQREKLRQWNALDWYLYKAFNRTFWEDIDKFGRAQMEQEVALLRMRREILGRVCLRDGGKPVEAYRIRDKNIRPFQSGVVKILGYELQPGLDNATRTACLRMIRPEIQYKDLLDSKQFPRPVQPQLGQQGQGLLAAGGAFGRHDSSRTGEKMMMGEAEMERERDWDGSRIMKSNQTLKGVREKERLR; translated from the exons ATGTTTTTCAGACGGAGAGCCAG GATGTTGCGATGGCTGGTTTGTGGTCGGCTGGGTCCAGTTTGGATGTGGAAAGCGCTGCTATTCTTTGTGGCCATTGCTTTTGCTACCCAGCTGCTGGGAATCATCTTCAACAAGAG CAGTACCCAACCAGCTGCTCACTCCATCTTTTCATCCCCTGATGCCCAGGGGCCGTCTCTGGGCTCCTGTCAGCCCCACACTCACATCATGTTCCTCAAGACCCACAAGACCGCGAGCAGCACAGTGCTCAACATGCTGTACCGCTTTGGAGAGGAGCGCAACCTTCGCTTTGCCCTCCCACTGGGCTACCAGCTGGGGTACCCGCTACCTTTCAATGCTCACAGAGTCAAAGGTTATCGAGGTCCCCGAGCCACGGAGTTTCACATCATGGGCAATCACATGAGGTTTAATAGGCCAGAG GTGGAGAAAGTGATGCCTGCAGACACGTTCTACTTTTCTATCATCAGGGATCCTGTCGCTCTGGCTGAGTCTTCGTTTGCTTATTACAAAGAAGTAGCTCCTGCCTTTCGGAAGGCAAAGGGGCTGGGTGACTTTGCCGACGACCCCAATAAATACTATGACCCTCGTCTTCGCAACAACCACTATGCCCGCAACCTGCTTTGGTTTGATTTTGGCATGGACAATAATGCTAATTTCTCAGTGGAATTAGCTCAGCATGGTGAGGCCATGATCCGCCAGACATTCAGACTGATTCTTGTGTCCGAGTACTTTGACCAGTCTATGATCCTGCTGAGACATGCCCTCTGCTGGCCACTGGATGCTGTAGTCTCATTTAGCCTTAACGCTCGGCAGCAAAAGCCCAGCAGCAACAGCATAATGGGCGGAAGCTGGGTCGGCAAAGCTGCTGTAGCGGCTGGCGTTGGTGCTAGAGCTGGACGCTCACAAGGCAAGATGTTGCCCAATCTGTCGCTAACAGACCATCAGCGGGAGAAGCTACGCCAGTGGAACGCCTTAGATTGGTACCTATACAAAGCCTTCAACCGCACGTTCTGGGAGGATATCGACAAGTTTGGTCGTGCCCAGATGGAGCAAGAAGTAGCTCTTCTCAGGATGCGGCGGGAAATCCTGGGCCGGGTTTGTCTAAGGGATGGTGGGAAGCCCGTAGAAGCGTACCGGATACGAGACAAAAATATCCGACCCTTTCAGAGCGGAGTAGTAAAGATTCTTGGATACGAGCTCCAGCCGGGTCTCGACAATGCTACCAGGACGGCCTGTCTGAGGATGATCAGGCCCGAGATCCAATACAAAGATTTGCTGGATAGTAAACAGTTCCCACGGCCTGTCCAACCCCAGCTGGGCCAGCAGGGACAGGGACTGCTAGCAGCTGGTGGTGCTTTTGGAAGACATGATTCATCTAGGACAGGAGAGAAAATGATGATGGGAGAAGCTGAgatggaaagagaaagagactGGGATGGAAGCCGTATAATGAAGAGCAACCAGACTTTAAAAGGAGTGCGAGAAAAAGAAAGATTGAGATAG
- the gal3st4 gene encoding galactose-3-O-sulfotransferase 4 isoform X3, with the protein MMTRNRMLRWLVCGRLGPVWMWKALLFFVAIAFATQLLGIIFNKSSTQPAAHSIFSSPDAQGPSLGSCQPHTHIMFLKTHKTASSTVLNMLYRFGEERNLRFALPLGYQLGYPLPFNAHRVKGYRGPRATEFHIMGNHMRFNRPEVEKVMPADTFYFSIIRDPVALAESSFAYYKEVAPAFRKAKGLGDFADDPNKYYDPRLRNNHYARNLLWFDFGMDNNANFSVELAQHGEAMIRQTFRLILVSEYFDQSMILLRHALCWPLDAVVSFSLNARQQKPSSNSIMGGSWVGKAAVAAGVGARAGRSQGKMLPNLSLTDHQREKLRQWNALDWYLYKAFNRTFWEDIDKFGRAQMEQEVALLRMRREILGRVCLRDGGKPVEAYRIRDKNIRPFQSGVVKILGYELQPGLDNATRTACLRMIRPEIQYKDLLDSKQFPRPVQPQLGQQGQGLLAAGGAFGRHDSSRTGEKMMMGEAEMERERDWDGSRIMKSNQTLKGVREKERLR; encoded by the exons GATGTTGCGATGGCTGGTTTGTGGTCGGCTGGGTCCAGTTTGGATGTGGAAAGCGCTGCTATTCTTTGTGGCCATTGCTTTTGCTACCCAGCTGCTGGGAATCATCTTCAACAAGAG CAGTACCCAACCAGCTGCTCACTCCATCTTTTCATCCCCTGATGCCCAGGGGCCGTCTCTGGGCTCCTGTCAGCCCCACACTCACATCATGTTCCTCAAGACCCACAAGACCGCGAGCAGCACAGTGCTCAACATGCTGTACCGCTTTGGAGAGGAGCGCAACCTTCGCTTTGCCCTCCCACTGGGCTACCAGCTGGGGTACCCGCTACCTTTCAATGCTCACAGAGTCAAAGGTTATCGAGGTCCCCGAGCCACGGAGTTTCACATCATGGGCAATCACATGAGGTTTAATAGGCCAGAG GTGGAGAAAGTGATGCCTGCAGACACGTTCTACTTTTCTATCATCAGGGATCCTGTCGCTCTGGCTGAGTCTTCGTTTGCTTATTACAAAGAAGTAGCTCCTGCCTTTCGGAAGGCAAAGGGGCTGGGTGACTTTGCCGACGACCCCAATAAATACTATGACCCTCGTCTTCGCAACAACCACTATGCCCGCAACCTGCTTTGGTTTGATTTTGGCATGGACAATAATGCTAATTTCTCAGTGGAATTAGCTCAGCATGGTGAGGCCATGATCCGCCAGACATTCAGACTGATTCTTGTGTCCGAGTACTTTGACCAGTCTATGATCCTGCTGAGACATGCCCTCTGCTGGCCACTGGATGCTGTAGTCTCATTTAGCCTTAACGCTCGGCAGCAAAAGCCCAGCAGCAACAGCATAATGGGCGGAAGCTGGGTCGGCAAAGCTGCTGTAGCGGCTGGCGTTGGTGCTAGAGCTGGACGCTCACAAGGCAAGATGTTGCCCAATCTGTCGCTAACAGACCATCAGCGGGAGAAGCTACGCCAGTGGAACGCCTTAGATTGGTACCTATACAAAGCCTTCAACCGCACGTTCTGGGAGGATATCGACAAGTTTGGTCGTGCCCAGATGGAGCAAGAAGTAGCTCTTCTCAGGATGCGGCGGGAAATCCTGGGCCGGGTTTGTCTAAGGGATGGTGGGAAGCCCGTAGAAGCGTACCGGATACGAGACAAAAATATCCGACCCTTTCAGAGCGGAGTAGTAAAGATTCTTGGATACGAGCTCCAGCCGGGTCTCGACAATGCTACCAGGACGGCCTGTCTGAGGATGATCAGGCCCGAGATCCAATACAAAGATTTGCTGGATAGTAAACAGTTCCCACGGCCTGTCCAACCCCAGCTGGGCCAGCAGGGACAGGGACTGCTAGCAGCTGGTGGTGCTTTTGGAAGACATGATTCATCTAGGACAGGAGAGAAAATGATGATGGGAGAAGCTGAgatggaaagagaaagagactGGGATGGAAGCCGTATAATGAAGAGCAACCAGACTTTAAAAGGAGTGCGAGAAAAAGAAAGATTGAGATAG